From the Chryseobacterium sp. G0201 genome, the window AATTTGAAAAATTAGATGCCGTCTGGATGAATTCGGCGGATCATATTATCACAAATAGCAACTTCACCAATGCAAAAGTTGATTTTGAAGCCACTGAAAGAAATTTAATTCAATATTTTGAAGAAAACCAGCATCAAATCATTGTAGTTCCAGGCTTTATTGCTAAAGATCATAAAGGAAATATGACAACCTTGGGAAGAGGCGGATCAGATTACACAGCATCAATATTTGCTTCACTACTCAATGCAGAAGAACTCCAAATATGGACTGACGTAAGTGGAATGATGACTGCAGATCCCAAGCTTTCGCCCAATGCGAAACCTATTCCTGAAATTTCTTATCAGGAAGCTATGGAACTTTCTCATTTTGGAGCAAAAGTTCTTTATCCGCCAACAATTCAGCCGGTTATGGTGAAAAATATTGATTTAAGGATTAAAAATACTTTTGATCCCGAAGCTTCAGGTACTTTAATATCTCATAACATTAAAATTTCAGAAGGTGAAGAACAGCAAGTCGCAGTCGGAATTTCTAATATGAGTAACATCGCCCTTCTTACTTTAGAAGGCAGCGGAATGGTCGGAATTCCCGGCATTTCAGCAAAACTGTTTCAATGTCTTAGTCATGAAAAAATAAATGTAATCCTGATTACTCAAAGTTCTTCAGAACATTCAATTACGATTGCGATCAATGAAAAAGATACTTTTAATGCAGAAAATGCCATCAATTTTTCTTTTGAGGATGATTTAAAATTAAAAAGAATCTCGCCTGTAAAAATAGAATCCGGACTTTCAATTGTCGCTCTGGTTGGAGAAAATATGAAAAGCCGAAGCGGTGTTAGCGCCAAAATGTTTGGTTGTTTAGGAAATAACGGAATCAATATCAGAGCCATTGCTCAAGGTTCTTCAGAGCGAAATATCAGCATTGTGATCTCAGAAAAAGATATTAAAAAAGCTGTAAATGTACTTCATGAAGAGTTTTTTGAATCAGAAATAAAACAGGTACATCTTTATATTTGCGGAACAGGAAATGTAGGTTCAAAGTTGATCCAGCAGATTTATGACCAAAATAAATATCTGCAGGAAAATCTGTTAATTAATTTAAGAATTGCAGGAATTTCCAATAGCCGTAAAATGGCATTTTCAGATAAGGGAATTTCACAAAATGAATTGAATAAAAAACTAGAAAATGGTGAAAAAGCTTCTATTAATAAATTTGCAGAAGAAATTATTTCAAGAAACCTTCGAAACTCCGTTTTTGTAGATGTAACCGCCAACACAGAAGTTCCCGAAATGTATGAAACTGTATTAAAAAGAAGCATAAATATTATCGCATGCAATAAAATTGCTGCATCCTCTGATTTTGAAAAATATAAATCATTAAAAAATACTGCTAAAAACCACAGTTGCAAATTTTTCTTTGAAACCAATGTGGGAGCAGGTCTTCCTATTATCGGAACCATTAATGACCTGATAAGAAGTGGTGATCAAATTACTTCTATCCAAGCTGTATTAAGCGGGACATTAAATTTTGTTTTCAATAATTATGATGGAAGCAAAACATTTTCTGAGGTCGTAGCCGAAGCACAAAAACAAGGTTTCACAGAACCAGATCCAAGACTTGATTTGGCAGGAACAGATGTTGCGCGTAAAATTTTAATCTTGGCAAGAGAAGCCGGATATCCGCTTCAGTTTGATGAAATAGAGAATATCCAATTTCTTCCTGAAGAGTGCATGAAAGGGAATGTTGATGATTTTTATAGCATGATGGTTCAATATGAAGATCATTTTAAAAAGATTTTAGATGAAGCTAAAAAAGATGGCAAAATTTTAAAATATGTTGCCGAATTTAAAGGCGGAAAAGCCAAAGTCGGACTAAAGCACATCGCACCGGAAAGTGACCTTTTTCACCTTTATGGCAAAGACAATATTGTCATCCTAAAAACTTTACGCTATTCTGAACAGCCATTAGTCGTAAAAGGAGCTGGTGCAGGCGCGGAAGTAACAGCAAGCGGAGTTTTTGCAGATATCGTTCGTTCAGTTTAAATAATAAAATATGAAAAAGATAAAAATAAGAGTTCCCGCAACAGTCGCAAATTTGGTTTGTGGTTTCGATATTTTGGGAATGGCGATCAATCAGCCTTATGATGAAATGGAGTTTAAACTATTGGAAAATCCCGACATCATTATAAAACACACAGATAATTTCGGACTTCCTGAAAAAGCGGAAGAAAATGTTGCCGGAGTTGTTCTTTTAAAAATTCAGGAGCATTTGAAGCTTAAAAATGGCTTTGAAGTGATTATTCATAAAAATATAAAACCGGGAAGCGGGCTTGGCTCCAGTGCGGCTAGCGCCACCGGAGCTGCCTTTGGAGCGAATGCTTTATTAGGAAATATTTTATCTCAAAACGAACTGATCCATTTTGCGATGTTTGGAGAAGAATTAGCTTCAGGAGTGAGACATGCAGACAATATTGCACCATGCCTTCTAGGTGGAATAACATTAGTAAAATCAACCGATCCTATTGATATTATTCCGTTAAACTGTCCCAATCTATTTGTTGCAGCCGTACATCCTCAAGTTGAAGTAAAAACATCTGATGCGAGACAAATTTTAAAGAAAAATATTTTACTGAAAGACGCCGTACAACAATGGGGAAATATTGCAGGTTTGGTAGCCGGAATTGAAAAAAACGATCATGCTTTGATCGGAAGAAGCCTGAACGATGTTATTATAGAGCCTGTAAGAAGTATTTTAATTCCGAAATTTGATGAAGTTAAAGCAAAAAGCTTACAATTGGGAGCTTTAGGTGGTGGAATTTCCGGTTCTGGCCCATCTATTTTTATGTTGACAGAAAAGGAAGAAAATGCACAGAAAATTGCTGAAATGATGAAATCGATTTATGATGAAATTGATATTGACAGCTTCGTGTATGTCTCAAAAATCAATCCTTCAGGAATTGAAATCATTAATGAAGATTAGAATTAATTCAATTAAAACCAAGACAATGATCTACTATAATTTAAAAGATAAAAAAGAACAGGTTAATTTTAAAACTGCCACTATTAAAGGACAGGGAAACGAAAAAGGTTTGTTTTTTCCTGAAAAAATCCCTCAAGTTGAAAAAGATTTTTTTGAAAATTTAAATCAATTCTCGGATCAAGAAATTGCATTTAGATGCATGAAAGATTTCGTTGGTGATGAGATTCCTGAATCATTATTAAAAGAAATAGTTAGAGAAACAATCGATTTTGAGATTCCGTTGAAAAAAATCAATGATAACATTTCTGTGTTAGAACTTTTTCATGGTCCTACACTGGCGTTTAAAGATATTGGGGCTCGATTTATGAGTCAGTGCCTCTCCTATTTTTTAAAGGATGAAAATAAGAAAGTTACTGTTTTGGTAGCGACTTCCGGAGATACAGGCGGTGCTGTTGCTCATGGTTTTTATAAAACTTCGGGAGTAAATGTGGTTATTTTATATCCAAAAAACAGAGTGAGCCAAGTTCAGGAAAAGCAATTGACTGCATTGGGAGAAAATATTTCCGCCATTGAGGTCAACGGAACTTTTGATGACTGTCAGAATATGGTGAAACAGGCATTTTCAGATGAAAAAATTAACTCAAATTTATTTTTAACTTCAGCTAATTCTATCAATGTGGCGAGATGGCTTCCACAGCAGATTTACTACCTTTTAGCTTTAAAACAATGGCAAAAGATCAACACTGAAAATCCTGTAATTTGTGTTCCGAGCGGGAATTTTGGGAATATTTGTGCGGGAGTTTTGGCACATTTCAGAGGGTTACCTGTGGAACATTTTATAGCAGCCTGTAATGAAAATGATGTTGTTCCCAATTATTTAAATACACAAAATTTAGAATATAAAGATACTGTTGCAACCCTGTCAAATGCTATGGATGTTGGAAATCCAAGCAATTTTACGCGAATTTTAGAACTTTTTCACCATCAATTTAATGATCTTAAAAATACAATTTCAGGGTATTCTATTAGTGATGATGAAACTTTAAAAACCATTTCAAAAGTTTACAAAAATTACGGATATATGCTGGAACCTCACAGCGCGGTTGCTTTTGCTTCGTTAGAAAAATATTTAGAAGAAAATCCGGGTAAAAAAGGCTTTATTCTAGGCACGGCTCATCCTGTAAAGTTTCCTGATGCGGTGGAAAAAGCTACTAACATGAAAATTGAAGTTCCGGAATCATTGGCTGAATTAATGAGTAAAGAGAAAAAAACTGTAGAAATTAACGCAGATTTTGAAGAATTAAAACGATTTTTGCTTGATAAAAATTAAACGCAATGAGCAAAATCTATCTTGAAGATGTAAAAATATATGCCTATCACGGAGTTCTGCCAGAGGAAAATATCATCGGAACTTACTATATAATGAATCTGGAACTTCACACGGATTTGTGGAAAGCTTCAGAATCGGATGATTTGAATGATACGATAAGTTATGCAGATATCAACACGATCGTTCATGATGAAATGAAGATTAAATCTAAATTGCTGGAGCATGTTGCAGGAAGAATTATTTCAAAAATTCATGAAAAATTTTCTCAGATTTCTTATATTAAATTAAAAATCACCAAAACTGCTCCACCAATGCAAGGCGAAATGAAAGGCGCAAGTATTGAACTGGAAAAAAGTTTTAAACCTGAAAATTAAAATATCCTTATTTTCGTATTCTAAAAAACATAAGAAATTGAAATTCATCAAAATATTATTTCTATTAACGTGTATCAATATTTTTGGACAGACCAATGTTGATAATCAATTGGCGATGTATAATTTTCCGAAGATAAAATCCAGCATTACGATGCCGGTGACTATTCCGCTTTCGGAAATCAACAATATGATCAACGCTTCTGTGAAAGACCTCATCTATCAGGATGATTCTTACACCGATAACAATAATGATCAATTTAAAGTAAAAGTCTGGAAAACCCGTGCCATTCGAGTAGTTGGTGGAACTAATCAAAATTTATTAATTGAAGTTCCATTGAAAATCTGGGCAGAAAAAGGTATCGGAACCTTCGGAGTTTATACCTATCAGAATACCACTTTTGAAACGGTGATGTCGTTCAACACTTCTATAAGTTTTAAAAATAACTGGACTATTGTGACCAATACGCAACCCAATGGTTTTAAATGGGTTACAAAACCTGTTTTGGATTATGGAAAAATTAAAATCCCGATCACTTCTTTGGTTGAAAAAAGTTTAAAGGAACAACAGGAAAAATTCTGTAAAACCCTTGACCAACAAATGGCTACACAGTTGAATTTTCAACAGTACGCAATGATGGCTTGGAATGTTTTTACGCAGCCTTTTAATATTTCTGAAGAATATAATACGTGGCTGAAGGTAACGCCGATCAATATTAACATAACTCCATTAAAATTTTACGGAAACCAAATTGACACCAATATTGGAATTGATGTCTATTCTGAAACCTTCACAGGCAGTAAACCGGAATCTTCACAGCCTGTAAGAACAGCGAGTAGTTTTAATACAATTCCTGTTTTGGCAGATAAATTTTCACTTCAGACCACCGCTAATATTCCTTTTTCGGAGGCTACGAGTATTGCAAGAAAAACTTTTATGAATAAAGAGTTTGATCTACGAGGTTCTAAAGTGAAAATTACTGATATCAGGGTGTACGGGGAAGAAAATAAAATCATGATTGAAGCTCAAACCGACGGTTATGTAAAAGGCAAAGCCATTATTTCCGGAGTTCCTGTGTATGATGAAACAAAAAGAAAAATTGTTTTGTCTAATACCAAGTTTAAATTAAAAACTATCAATATTCTTCAAAAAACGGCTTCCGTTTTATTCCAAGGGAAAATTGTTAAAATGATTGAAGAAGAATATGGAATTCCTACTCAAGAATTGGAAGAAACATCACGAAAAAGCATTGAGGAAGCCTTTAATAAAGAATATTATAAAGGATTGAATATGAGAGGAAAGGTTTTTAGCCTAAAGCCAACCAATATTCTACTAAATCCCTCCGGGATTACCGCCGTTATTGACATTAATGCAACTTTAAAACTGATCGTCAACGGAATGTAAATTAAAAAAACTAAATTTAAAACTATAAACTAAACCATGAGAAAAATTTTAAGAATTGTTGAAGATAATAGAGCCTCTTCAGGAGTCAGATTTGTTAATTACACTGTAGATTTAATTGTTTTAATTGTCATAAATACTATCCTTTCCTTTGTCTCAGTCTGGATTTATAATTATACCTCAATAAATTTTTTCTACTTTTATAATAATGGAGGCTTACTTTGGGAGTTTTTTTGCGGAAATTTGGTAAGCTTCATTTACTACTTTCTATGGGAAAATTATTCAAATGGAAGAACTGTAGGGAAATATATTACCAATACTATGGCTATTAGCACAGATGGTGTAGATATGACAACTCAACAAGTTTTATATAGAACTTTATGTAGAATAGTACCATTTGATGCTCTTTCATTTTTAGGAGGCGGAAATGGATGGCATGACAACTGGACAGATACAAGAGTAATTAATATAAAAAATTATGTCGCTGAAAAACAGGCAAAAGAAGAAATAAACAGCATTGGCACGAAAGAAAATGCTTAAAAATATTTTGTAGCGTAATATATTTTATTATATTTGCACACCTCAAAAATGGTAAATCATGGTACTTTGGCCGAGCGGCTAGGCAGTGGTCTGCAACACCATCTACAGCGGTTCGAATCCGCTAGGTACCTCGATACAAAACCCTATTCTATTGATTACAAATAGTTTAGGGTTTTTTTATTTAAATTTGTTTCAACCAAATTTCAACCAAGTAAAAAAAAAGATACATGCAAATTTTTAATAATAATAAAATTCTTTCCACACTTAAAGAAATCCCTTTCAAGCTTGAAAAAGATATTCAAAATCTATTTGAACAAAATTTAGAGCTAATTACAAATTTTAAATTAATTAAATCGGAATTTACTATAAAGAATAACCGCATTGACACTCTTGCTTTTGATATTGAAAGTAAAGCCTTTGTTATTATTGAATATAAACGTAATCAAAATTACAGTGTAGTAGATCAAGGCGTTTCTTACCTAAATTTAATGTTAGAATACAAAGCTGATTTTATTGTTGAATATAATGAAAATCAGAAAGATAGTTTAAAACGAAACGATGTGGATTGGTCTCAGAGTAAAATTATTTTCGTTTCACCATCATTTACGGATTTTCAAAAACAATCTTCCAACTTTAAGGATCTAGCTATTGAACTTTGGGAAATCAAACAATTTGAAAATGAAATAATTGTAATTAATCCAATTAAAAAATCCAAATCTGCCCCCAGTATCAAACAAGTTCAACGTAATGATGATTCTGAAATAAGTAAAATTGCTAAAGAAATAAAAGTCTATACTGAAGAAGATCATTTACAGGGCAAAAATGATGATATAAAAGAACTTTATGATGTTTTTAAAAATGGAATTCTAAACTTATCTTCAGATATAGAAATAGATCCTAAAAAGCTTTATATAGCCTTTAAAAAACAAAAAAACATAGTTGATATTCATATCCAAAATAGATCATTAAAAATGTGGATTAATCTCAAAAAAGGAATTTTAAAGGACGAAAAAGAAATTACAAAAGACGTTTCCATTTCTGGACACTGGGGTAATGGAGACTATGAGTTATCGGTTGAAAAAAGTACCGGAGTCCAAATATATTTCCAATGGTTATCAAAATTAAAATCCCTCATGATTGATATTCATGAGGGATTTATTTTTCAATAACTTTTACCACTGATTAGGCGGCTTTTTTGTAATTTTTTTTACTGTATCTTTTCTAGTTCATCATTCAGATCTCTAGTGAATTCTTGGAGATTTACCACAAAGCCAGTTTTATCATAAATAGGGAAAACATTGATTAGACAATCATTTTCAGTAATAAAATCTATAATTTCATCTTCTAAATCATCGAGGCTAAGTTCTTTAATTGTATATTTCTCCCAACCACCTATTTTACATAACTCGGCATATTCTTTTGCACTCCATAAAGGAAGCAACTTGTAGTCATCTAATTCTGAAAGTACATATTCTCCATCTTCATCAAGTAATGTGAAAAATGTTTCCCAATCTGCTACCTTTTTGATAAAGTATTTATACCTTTCGATAGGTTCTAATGACACTACGTTTTCAATTTCTTTTTGGTTCATATTTTTTTTAATTAACTGGTCTTTCTTTATTTTTTCTTCCCCCGTTATCATATTTATGCTGATTTCTATGATCTTTTCTATTTTGCAGGTGAGAATATTCATAGGAATAACCCTTGGCTGCTTCTCTACCTCTTTCGTGCGCTAAATCTTTGCCAGGAGGATTTCTAATTGTTTTTCTTTTTCCTTGTTCAATTTTATTTATGTCAGATTTTAGCCATCCTTTATCTGCTTTACCTAATTTAGGGTCAGTAGATAATTCCCTTAATCTGGCTTGTTTACCACTTCTGCCTTTATTTGATTCAGATGAAGAGCTTGCTTTTTTATCACTCTTCATATTGTCAACGGTATTCTTCAAAATAACACCGGCACCTGCTAGCTCAATCGTTCCTTTTGCGATAGTCGCACTACTAATAAGTGCGCCTCCTGCTCCGGGTAAAGCTCCTACGCCTGAACCTGATGCTGAAACCGAAGCTACCAATCCCATCGTCCCACCTCCAATACTTCCTCCACCATCTACTGCCATTGCAGCACTCAAAATCATAGATGCTCCATGACCGGTAGTTACTCCGTTTCTATATTCATTAGAGTTCGTGGCATATTTGTTACGGAAATTTGTTCCCATGACATCGTCAGCCATAGCAAGGGTAAATCCTTTTAAATGCGCACAACATTCACTTACTGCATCTTCGGGAGCATTTCCGTCAGGATCAGTAAACCTTATCGGGTTATTAAACGCGTAATTATATGGAGACCAATTAGAAAACTCTTCGCTCAAAGGATCCGGACTCATCCAACGTACCCCGTCATTCATGTACATTCGGTTTCCGAAGTCATAAAATCCAGTTTCCTGAAGTTCTTTTTTACCGAATTTGTAATTTTTGAAACTGCTCTGCCCGAAGTAAGCATTACCCGTTTTCAGATGGTTCATTCCGAAAGGATAATAATCGTTACCATCAACAATTTCCAGAACGCCTGCGCTGTTTCTTGCGAAACTTACCCTTACATTTCCTAAATGATCTGAGTAGTTGTAAATATATTGATTTTTTATATAATCATAAAACCCTTCAGCAGTCGGGAAAAACTGTAAGTCAGGAGTTTTTGCATCCACAATAATACCACCACCTCCAAAAGGTGGATCAATAGTTGGCTCAATAATCCCTATTGGGGTAAATGCCTGTGGTTCAAAAGCACGTTTTGACAGCATTAATATTTCCGAGCTTCCGCCACCACTGCCTGAAGTAGTTGTATTAAAATACTGAAAACCGTCTAAATAGTCCGTAGTTTCCTTTGTGGTGGTAGTTCCGGTAACACCAACGGAAGTTTTGGTATTTTCCTTTCTTACTTTTATTCCGTCAGCTCTGTATTTAGTTAAAATTTGTGAATTAACCTGATCAAAACCAATGTTTACCGTATTGGGAAGGTTCAAATGGTTATAAGCGATTTTTGTAATCTGCTTATCCATTAAACTTTTCATATTCCCATTGGCATCATATTCTATTGGAAAACCTGCCGTTCCTTCATATCCTGTACTGTTCCCGCTATTATCCTTGATCTTTATTGCCTGATTTCCTGTATAGGTGTAGGCAAGATTATCGATAACCGTAGCAATACCGCTTCCGTACTCCATTACGGAGGTTCTGTAAAGATCAGTTACATTTCCGTTTAGGTCGTACGTTAGTGATTCCGTATTCTCTTTACTGTAAGGATTGTTAGGGTTTTGATAATAACCAGCCGTTAGCTGGTTTAATTTATCATATGCATACCCATATCTTTTTGGAGTAAGCAAAGGATTGGCACCTAATGTTTCAAAACTTCTCCAGTCTGTCTCTGCAACATTACCGTTAAATCTTGGAATTACATTTTTCCCTGAAAATAGTACCGTATCAGGATTTTCAATTCCGTCTCTGTTTGTATACTTAACTTTATAAGAAAACAATTTTCCACCAAGATCAGGCGTATTCATTTGGTTTTTGTTGATATCCGTCAACCATCCTCTGATATTATAATCATAATCGATACTCTGTAAATTATTACCGACTTTTTTATTAATCAGCTGAGAAATATCATTATATGAGTTCTCTGCTAATAATTGCTCAACATTGTTATCTACCTGATGAAACTGTTGTACCAACCTGTTTTGGCTATCGTAGACAAATCTTTCTTTTACCGTTACCCCGACTTCTCCCTGTTTTCTCAGGTGATACGTGTTCTTCTTTTGCGGAACGCCGGAAAAATCAAGCTCAGTTTCAGTTTTGGTATAACCGCCTAAGTGATTCGTTGTATGGGTTGAAATAAGCCTGCCTACTGAATCATAATAATTATAGGTTTTTGTCCAGTTATTATCTTCAATATTTTTCACATATGATGCCGTTTGAAGGCTGTTGGTTGAGGCATCATTACTCGCATCCAGTGTCTGCGGTAAGGTATACTGTCCCAAAATAGTTGTAGGAACTGAAGGTGCTTCAGGTGGATACGTATCGTAATAATTTACCGTTAAAAGCGTCATGCTTCCCGTAGGAAAAGCCTGTTTATCGTAATACACATCAAGTCCCTGTAAATTGAAAGGAGATGAATTTCTCTTCTCATTATTGTAAGGGTTAGCAGCCATACTGTTCAGCGCATTCTGCATTACCTGTCTCGTTGCTGTATTGGAAAAGAATCCGGTATAAGCCACTCTTCCAAACTCATCGTATTTGGTAAAAATCCAGCCTTTGCTGCTAAAATTGTTATTTACCGTTCTTAAGGCTCCATCCTGAGTTAAAACAGATCTGTCCTGTCTGTCATAAACCGTAAACTCCCAGTCTTTTCCTGGTAGTTTTTTCTCAACCTCCCTGTCTTGTCCATCATATCGGTATTGGTAACAGAGTTCGTTTAAAATGGCATCCGTAATCGTATTATTGTTTTGCTCAATTTGCTTTATTGCTTTAGGAGGGATAACAAAAGCACGCTGGTTGTATTCATTATAGATATAATAGGTATCAACATTTTGTGTACCGTCATCTTTACGGATCAAAATCTTTTGCCCACGTCCGTTTTCAAACTGTGTAACGGAGTTGCCATCTTCGTCAGTTACTGTATTTTTATACAATACCCCTGCCGGATAATATCCTGAGTTTGCGGTAGAAATAGAAAGTGTTGAAACCGTATTGGAGATACCACTTACCGTATTGGTTGAAGTATTAGCAACAAATGCCTTGACTTCATTTCCCGTATTGGCTTCGTACTTAAATTTCTGTGTTTTTCCGGAACTCATTTTCCAAGCATCACCAGCATTTGCTTGCTGCAACACTCGGTCTAACGGTGAGTTTTCAAATTCCTGTTCTGTAAAGGCATTGGGAACTCCATAATAGGAATTTGCCGTACTTTCAGTGGTAATTCCTGAATGGATATTCGAATTTTGGGTGGTAACCGGAACGGGTAATATATTTTTTGCCTGTCTTCCAAATCCGTCGTAGGTAACCGGTGTTACCAAATCTTTTCCGGTCGGACTTGCCTTAACATTAATGATTTGCTTAGGTCTTCCTAATCCATCATAGTAGATTATTGTTTCAGATTTCTTGGTACAATCATCATTTAAACAGGTTTTAGATTGGACATAATTTTCATTGGATTGCGCATTGACCATTCCCGAGATAATCAAACCGAAAATGGATAATGCTTTTATCGTTGAATATTTTTTCATATTTGTGATTATTGTTTGAATTGGTAATTATTCTCTTTGGCTTTCTTTTGGACATAAGTTCCTGCATTATTTTTCCCTCTTATATTTCCATCTCTCAGCCTGCCAGCCGAATCGTACACAAATGTTTCTCTTACTCCCAAAGGCGAAGTAATAGTAGTTACCCCAATCAATGGATCAAAAGTGTAAGTCGTTATTTTCTTACCCGCCAATGCAGATAATTTCCTGAAATCATTTAAAGCATTCAATAGTAAATTTTCTTTACTCGGATCAGAAGCATCATCATGGGAAGCGGAAATAATTGCTGTTGTAGAAACAGAAGCCATCAATTGATCGTACGTAATTCCTTCAATTTTTGCGATCGGCTGTATTTTATCATATCCCCAGATAATCGTTACAGGAATACCATCTTTACCTGTATATTGAATAATATTTCCCATATCGTCAAACTTATCATAGGTAATATCCGTAGATGAAGTATTATTTAATGTATCATAGGATTTTTCAGACAATGGCAATACCAGATTTCCGGCTTGTGTTGTGGGAAGTGAAGTTGGGTAAATAGTTTCTTCCCTGTCTACTGTTTTAGTGATATTCCCAACAGTTTGAGTTTCGATTGTTTCCAACGGTATTCCTACCATATTTTTATCAATCATTAGTTGATTCCCTTTTTCAAGCGCATAAGTATAGGAAGTTTCATTAACCACAGGGGTAATATCCATTGTAGTGGTTTTCTTTTTAGTCAACTGATAATGACTCGGATTACTATAGAAAAATTCATTTTTTGTGGTGATGTTATCCTTGGTAACCTCTTCCTTTTGCAAGAAATGATAATTGGTAAATAGCTCATAGCTTCCGCCTGCGCTATTGGTACTCTTTGAATCCACCAACGCTAGTTCCATAGTACAATTGGATGTCGGAATCCATTTGGTATAAAAGTTAAGACTGCTGGTATCAATTCCTTTTATTGACTTAGTATTAGCGTGATAATCATAATTATATGATTTTGAAGTATTAACTGAATGATAACTTCCTAAATTACCGGATTCCCATTGTCTTGACTGAGGTTCACTCGGGAAATGAAAATAAGGCTCTACAAAACCATATTGGTATTGATTCGTAATTACCTGGTTGGTTTGTACATTCACTTCCTTTTCCTCAACATTAGTGTAGGTTATGTAATTCCCTAAATCAACCAAGGGAAAATAACTTGATGAAGAAAAATTCAACGCATAGCCGTCAAACAGACCTAATATGCCACAAGGAGGTGCCCCGCTCTGACCTTTATAGGAAGCGTATTTAGCTTCTTTGATCTCCATATGATTGGGGTAAGAATAGAAATAACCGGATGATAAATTGGGTTTATCAGGTCTTACATAAGAATAGGTTTTCTTTAAAGTCGGATTGTTATTTTCATCATATGTTGTAATTTCTTTGACTCTCAATCCTCCGAAGTGATAGCTGTCCAAATCTTTTTTT encodes:
- the thrC gene encoding threonine synthase yields the protein MIYYNLKDKKEQVNFKTATIKGQGNEKGLFFPEKIPQVEKDFFENLNQFSDQEIAFRCMKDFVGDEIPESLLKEIVRETIDFEIPLKKINDNISVLELFHGPTLAFKDIGARFMSQCLSYFLKDENKKVTVLVATSGDTGGAVAHGFYKTSGVNVVILYPKNRVSQVQEKQLTALGENISAIEVNGTFDDCQNMVKQAFSDEKINSNLFLTSANSINVARWLPQQIYYLLALKQWQKINTENPVICVPSGNFGNICAGVLAHFRGLPVEHFIAACNENDVVPNYLNTQNLEYKDTVATLSNAMDVGNPSNFTRILELFHHQFNDLKNTISGYSISDDETLKTISKVYKNYGYMLEPHSAVAFASLEKYLEENPGKKGFILGTAHPVKFPDAVEKATNMKIEVPESLAELMSKEKKTVEINADFEELKRFLLDKN
- a CDS encoding DUF4403 family protein, which produces MKFIKILFLLTCINIFGQTNVDNQLAMYNFPKIKSSITMPVTIPLSEINNMINASVKDLIYQDDSYTDNNNDQFKVKVWKTRAIRVVGGTNQNLLIEVPLKIWAEKGIGTFGVYTYQNTTFETVMSFNTSISFKNNWTIVTNTQPNGFKWVTKPVLDYGKIKIPITSLVEKSLKEQQEKFCKTLDQQMATQLNFQQYAMMAWNVFTQPFNISEEYNTWLKVTPININITPLKFYGNQIDTNIGIDVYSETFTGSKPESSQPVRTASSFNTIPVLADKFSLQTTANIPFSEATSIARKTFMNKEFDLRGSKVKITDIRVYGEENKIMIEAQTDGYVKGKAIISGVPVYDETKRKIVLSNTKFKLKTINILQKTASVLFQGKIVKMIEEEYGIPTQELEETSRKSIEEAFNKEYYKGLNMRGKVFSLKPTNILLNPSGITAVIDINATLKLIVNGM
- a CDS encoding homoserine kinase, producing MKKIKIRVPATVANLVCGFDILGMAINQPYDEMEFKLLENPDIIIKHTDNFGLPEKAEENVAGVVLLKIQEHLKLKNGFEVIIHKNIKPGSGLGSSAASATGAAFGANALLGNILSQNELIHFAMFGEELASGVRHADNIAPCLLGGITLVKSTDPIDIIPLNCPNLFVAAVHPQVEVKTSDARQILKKNILLKDAVQQWGNIAGLVAGIEKNDHALIGRSLNDVIIEPVRSILIPKFDEVKAKSLQLGALGGGISGSGPSIFMLTEKEENAQKIAEMMKSIYDEIDIDSFVYVSKINPSGIEIINED
- the folB gene encoding dihydroneopterin aldolase; the encoded protein is MSKIYLEDVKIYAYHGVLPEENIIGTYYIMNLELHTDLWKASESDDLNDTISYADINTIVHDEMKIKSKLLEHVAGRIISKIHEKFSQISYIKLKITKTAPPMQGEMKGASIELEKSFKPEN
- the thrA gene encoding bifunctional aspartate kinase/homoserine dehydrogenase I; translation: MKVLKFGGTSVANSENILKVENIIKKESSQKIVVVVSALHGITDQLIKAAEQASNKDDNYISIIKIIEEKHLNLVKELIPILEQSAWLSFVKKHFNDIEDLCNGIFVLGEFTGRTKDKITSYGEFLSSNIIAARFKFEKLDAVWMNSADHIITNSNFTNAKVDFEATERNLIQYFEENQHQIIVVPGFIAKDHKGNMTTLGRGGSDYTASIFASLLNAEELQIWTDVSGMMTADPKLSPNAKPIPEISYQEAMELSHFGAKVLYPPTIQPVMVKNIDLRIKNTFDPEASGTLISHNIKISEGEEQQVAVGISNMSNIALLTLEGSGMVGIPGISAKLFQCLSHEKINVILITQSSSEHSITIAINEKDTFNAENAINFSFEDDLKLKRISPVKIESGLSIVALVGENMKSRSGVSAKMFGCLGNNGINIRAIAQGSSERNISIVISEKDIKKAVNVLHEEFFESEIKQVHLYICGTGNVGSKLIQQIYDQNKYLQENLLINLRIAGISNSRKMAFSDKGISQNELNKKLENGEKASINKFAEEIISRNLRNSVFVDVTANTEVPEMYETVLKRSINIIACNKIAASSDFEKYKSLKNTAKNHSCKFFFETNVGAGLPIIGTINDLIRSGDQITSIQAVLSGTLNFVFNNYDGSKTFSEVVAEAQKQGFTEPDPRLDLAGTDVARKILILAREAGYPLQFDEIENIQFLPEECMKGNVDDFYSMMVQYEDHFKKILDEAKKDGKILKYVAEFKGGKAKVGLKHIAPESDLFHLYGKDNIVILKTLRYSEQPLVVKGAGAGAEVTASGVFADIVRSV
- a CDS encoding RDD family protein, with translation MRKILRIVEDNRASSGVRFVNYTVDLIVLIVINTILSFVSVWIYNYTSINFFYFYNNGGLLWEFFCGNLVSFIYYFLWENYSNGRTVGKYITNTMAISTDGVDMTTQQVLYRTLCRIVPFDALSFLGGGNGWHDNWTDTRVINIKNYVAEKQAKEEINSIGTKENA